One stretch of Candidatus Obscuribacterales bacterium DNA includes these proteins:
- a CDS encoding cofactor assembly of complex C subunit B: protein MTKPDQTLVLRRLPIWVGGLAGTLLMVNRLVTPVLTESQARADVLGVIACAVLILTGLLWQRVQPRSPDAVELVGEEGFELDPTLPDDIKTELAWASHLLLTNTVTRSLVVYYDGHTILRRGILGTVPQVTPGTIVQRVLTTQKPVYLVKLDLYPGRIEFNYLPDNTQGVICQPLGDRGVIILGANVPRSYTAQDEAWVAGLADKLALTLQDRIGCGQQG, encoded by the coding sequence CCGGATCAAACCTTAGTATTGCGTCGTCTACCCATTTGGGTCGGCGGCTTGGCTGGCACGCTGCTGATGGTGAATCGCTTAGTCACTCCGGTGTTAACAGAATCTCAGGCCAGGGCAGATGTGCTGGGCGTGATTGCCTGCGCGGTGTTGATCTTAACCGGTCTCCTGTGGCAACGTGTGCAGCCGCGATCGCCCGATGCGGTCGAGCTGGTGGGAGAGGAAGGATTTGAGCTGGATCCCACACTGCCAGACGACATTAAAACCGAGCTAGCCTGGGCATCCCATCTGCTGCTCACCAACACCGTGACGCGATCGCTGGTGGTTTACTACGACGGCCACACGATCCTGCGACGGGGTATTTTGGGAACGGTTCCCCAGGTAACGCCGGGAACCATTGTGCAGCGGGTGCTGACCACTCAGAAGCCAGTGTATTTGGTGAAGCTGGATCTTTACCCTGGACGCATTGAATTCAACTACTTGCCTGACAATACCCAAGGGGTGATCTGCCAACCCCTAGGCGATCGCGGTGTGATCATCCTCGGAGCCAATGTTCCCCGTAGCTACACCGCCCAGGATGAAGCTTGGGTCGCGGGTTTGGCCGACAAACTTGCCCTAACGCTACAAGACAGGATCGGTTGTGGTCAACAGGGATAA